A single genomic interval of Syntrophaceae bacterium harbors:
- the secF gene encoding protein translocase subunit SecF: MELIKPGINFDFVGKMRIAALVSAAAILISIVSLIAHGGPNWGIDFAGGTVIQVKFQKDVPIDGIRRSLDAVNLSEVTIQQFGARDEHEYLIRTAESTEDLKGLSGRIEDSLAAAFGRDGFEVRRVEVVGPKVGRDLTQKGIMAVVFSWIAMLVYIAWRFEFRFAVGGILALVHDTIITVGVLSLLRMEFSLVIVAALLTIIGYSINDTIVIYDRIRENMRKNVRQELAQVINASINQTLSRTILTVLTVVLVLVSILLFGGAVIFDFAFAILVGVIVGTYSSIFIASPLVLAWERARPSKRKRK, translated from the coding sequence ATGGAACTCATCAAGCCCGGAATCAATTTCGACTTCGTGGGAAAGATGCGGATCGCCGCCCTGGTTTCCGCCGCGGCCATCCTGATCAGCATCGTCTCGCTCATCGCGCACGGCGGTCCCAACTGGGGAATCGATTTCGCCGGCGGAACGGTCATCCAGGTCAAGTTCCAGAAGGACGTCCCGATCGACGGGATCCGCCGCTCGCTCGACGCCGTCAACCTCAGCGAGGTCACCATCCAGCAGTTCGGCGCCCGGGACGAGCACGAGTACCTGATCCGGACGGCCGAGTCGACGGAAGACCTCAAGGGGCTCTCGGGCCGCATCGAGGACAGCCTCGCGGCGGCCTTCGGCAGGGACGGCTTCGAGGTCCGCCGCGTGGAGGTGGTCGGCCCGAAGGTCGGCAGGGACCTCACGCAGAAGGGGATCATGGCCGTTGTCTTCTCCTGGATCGCGATGCTCGTCTACATCGCCTGGCGCTTCGAGTTCCGCTTCGCCGTGGGGGGCATTCTCGCCCTGGTGCACGACACGATCATCACCGTCGGCGTCCTTTCCCTGCTCCGGATGGAGTTCAGCCTGGTCATCGTCGCGGCGCTGCTCACCATCATCGGCTACTCCATCAACGACACGATCGTCATCTACGACCGCATCCGGGAAAACATGCGCAAGAACGTCCGGCAGGAACTGGCGCAGGTCATCAACGCCAGCATCAACCAGACCCTGAGCCGCACGATCCTGACGGTCCTCACCGTCGTGCTCGTGCTCGTCTCGATCCTCCTGTTCGGAGGGGCTGTGATCTTCGACTTCGCCTTTGCGATCCTCGTCGGCGTGATCGTGGGCACCTACTCCTCCATCTTCATCGCCAGCCCCCTCGTGCTGGCCTGGGAGCGGGCGAGACCCTCGAAACGAAAGAGGAAGTGA
- a CDS encoding acetyl-CoA carboxylase biotin carboxyl carrier protein subunit, which translates to MADVVAPMPGTIKEIIVKVGDAVKEDEELIILEAMKMENPIVAPSNGTVKEIKVAEGDKVNTNQVLLVLG; encoded by the coding sequence ATGGCAGATGTCGTAGCCCCCATGCCCGGGACGATCAAGGAGATCATCGTGAAGGTGGGCGATGCCGTGAAGGAAGACGAGGAGCTCATCATCCTCGAGGCCATGAAGATGGAAAACCCCATCGTGGCCCCCTCGAACGGCACCGTGAAGGAGATCAAGGTAGCCGAAGGCGACAAGGTCAACACGAACCAGGTTCTCTTGGTTCTCGGCTAG
- the yajC gene encoding preprotein translocase subunit YajC, whose translation MGGTGGQGAPGGDFGFILMMTAIFCIFYFLLIRPAQKKQKETKEMIANLKHGDMVETTGGIQGKVAALTEAVVTIEVAPNVKIKVNRAHIAGLVQKAAEE comes from the coding sequence ATGGGAGGCACAGGGGGCCAGGGAGCACCGGGCGGGGATTTCGGATTCATCCTGATGATGACGGCGATCTTCTGCATCTTCTACTTCCTGCTCATCCGGCCGGCCCAGAAGAAGCAGAAAGAGACGAAGGAGATGATCGCGAACCTCAAGCACGGCGACATGGTCGAGACGACCGGCGGCATCCAGGGCAAGGTCGCCGCGCTCACCGAGGCCGTGGTGACGATCGAGGTCGCGCCCAACGTGAAGATCAAGGTCAACCGGGCGCACATCGCGGGCCTTGTCCAGAAGGCGGCGGAGGAATAA
- the queA gene encoding tRNA preQ1(34) S-adenosylmethionine ribosyltransferase-isomerase QueA encodes MRLQDFDYTLPEELIAQRPAPDRESSRMMVVDRGTGGLQDRVFRDFPEMLRKGDVLVINDSKVIPARLFARKTTGAAVEILLLRSREGASSARWEALLRPAKRIRAGTTMELGGGDAVRVLERIDDRKWVVEFQTDEPFERFLQRRGHAPLPPYIRRPRDGAVSPDDLERYQTVYAKRPGSVAAPTAGLHFTEAILDEIRGRGIPVATVTLHVGYGTFTPVEVEQIEDHTMDEEVFEISAETAETVNAAMRVVAVGTTSTRVLESAADGQGRIHATSGSTGLYIYPGYRFRRVGALLTNFHLPKSSLFLLVCAFAGRELMFSAYQRAIAERYRFYSYGDCMFIT; translated from the coding sequence ATGAGACTGCAAGATTTCGACTACACGCTCCCCGAGGAGCTCATCGCCCAACGGCCCGCACCGGACCGGGAGAGTTCCCGGATGATGGTGGTCGACAGGGGGACGGGCGGCCTGCAGGACCGGGTTTTTCGCGATTTCCCGGAGATGCTCCGAAAGGGCGACGTCCTCGTCATCAACGACTCGAAGGTGATCCCGGCGAGGCTCTTTGCCCGCAAGACGACGGGCGCCGCGGTCGAAATCCTCCTGCTGCGAAGCCGCGAGGGGGCGTCCTCGGCACGGTGGGAGGCGCTGCTGAGGCCCGCCAAGCGGATCCGGGCGGGCACGACGATGGAACTCGGCGGCGGGGACGCCGTCCGGGTTCTCGAGCGGATCGATGACCGGAAATGGGTGGTCGAGTTCCAGACCGACGAGCCCTTCGAGCGCTTCCTGCAGCGCCGGGGCCATGCGCCCCTGCCCCCCTACATCCGGCGCCCGAGGGACGGGGCCGTGTCGCCTGACGATCTCGAGCGCTACCAGACCGTGTACGCGAAGCGCCCGGGCTCGGTGGCGGCGCCGACGGCGGGCCTGCATTTCACGGAGGCCATCCTCGACGAGATCCGCGGCAGGGGAATCCCCGTGGCGACCGTCACGCTCCACGTGGGCTACGGGACCTTCACGCCGGTCGAAGTCGAGCAGATCGAGGACCACACCATGGACGAGGAGGTCTTCGAGATCAGCGCCGAGACGGCCGAGACGGTCAACGCCGCAATGCGCGTCGTCGCCGTGGGGACGACCTCCACGAGGGTCCTCGAATCCGCCGCCGACGGGCAGGGACGCATCCACGCGACCTCGGGCTCCACGGGGCTCTACATCTACCCCGGCTACCGGTTCCGGCGCGTCGGGGCGCTGCTGACGAACTTCCACCTGCCGAAATCGTCCCTGTTCCTGCTCGTCTGCGCCTTCGCCGGACGGGAGCTGATGTTTTCGGCCTATCAACGGGCCATCGCGGAGCGGTACCGGTTCTACAGCTACGGGGATTGCATGTTCATCACATGA
- the tgt gene encoding tRNA guanosine(34) transglycosylase Tgt — protein sequence MAFMAFSFELVKTDPDTGARLGRMTTAHGEVRTPVFMPVGTQGTVKAMTPDGLKEAGAEIILGNTYHLYLRPGHELIRDHGGLHRFMRWDRPILTDSGGFQIFSLGPLRKITEEGVHFQSHIDGSRHFLSPERAIEIQQALGSDIMMCLDDCTPYPAERAYAERSMALTHRWAKRCREAKGGSDQALFGIVQGGVYQDLRKASVEALSAIGFDGYAIGGLSVGEPKALMMETCAATAPLLPAGQARYLMGVGTPEDIVECVGHGIDLFDCVMPTRCARNGLLFTNRGKVVIKNARYRTDQAPLDETCDCYTCRNFSRAYLRHLFTAREILALLLNTIHNVRFYLALMERIRAAIAGGSFADFRRSFRDGREEGDAGPVPAGRADEIMKTNEEDEP from the coding sequence ATGGCATTTATGGCATTCAGCTTTGAACTAGTAAAAACCGACCCGGACACCGGGGCGCGCCTCGGGCGGATGACGACCGCCCACGGCGAGGTGCGCACGCCCGTCTTCATGCCCGTGGGGACGCAGGGGACCGTGAAGGCCATGACGCCGGACGGGCTCAAGGAGGCGGGGGCCGAGATCATCCTCGGCAACACCTACCACCTCTACCTGCGGCCGGGCCACGAGCTGATCCGGGACCACGGCGGCCTTCACCGGTTCATGCGCTGGGACCGCCCCATCCTCACCGACAGCGGCGGGTTCCAGATCTTCAGTCTCGGCCCCCTCCGGAAGATCACCGAGGAGGGCGTGCATTTCCAGTCCCACATCGACGGCTCGCGGCATTTCCTGAGCCCCGAGCGGGCGATCGAGATCCAGCAGGCCCTGGGGTCGGACATCATGATGTGCCTCGACGACTGCACGCCCTACCCCGCCGAGCGGGCTTACGCGGAGAGATCCATGGCGCTCACGCACCGCTGGGCGAAACGGTGCCGGGAGGCGAAGGGCGGCTCGGACCAGGCCCTCTTCGGCATCGTCCAGGGCGGTGTTTATCAGGATCTGAGGAAGGCGTCCGTCGAGGCGCTCTCGGCGATCGGCTTCGACGGGTACGCCATTGGGGGCCTCAGCGTCGGGGAGCCCAAGGCGCTCATGATGGAGACCTGCGCGGCGACGGCGCCCCTGCTGCCGGCGGGTCAGGCCCGCTATCTCATGGGCGTGGGGACCCCGGAGGACATCGTCGAGTGCGTGGGCCACGGGATCGACCTCTTCGACTGCGTCATGCCGACCCGGTGCGCACGGAACGGATTGCTATTTACAAATCGGGGAAAGGTTGTTATAAAAAACGCCCGTTACCGGACCGATCAGGCCCCGCTCGACGAGACCTGCGACTGCTACACGTGCCGCAACTTCTCGCGGGCCTATCTCCGGCATCTATTCACAGCCAGGGAAATCCTGGCTTTACTGTTGAACACGATCCACAACGTCCGGTTCTACCTCGCGCTCATGGAGCGCATCCGGGCGGCCATCGCCGGGGGTTCCTTCGCGGACTTCCGGCGCTCGTTCAGGGACGGGCGCGAGGAGGGCGACGCGGGCCCGGTCCCGGCGGGACGGGCGGACGAGATCATGAAAACCAACGAGGAGGACGAACCTTGA
- a CDS encoding DUF456 domain-containing protein, producing the protein MTPLEAAGLTIFILVLLIGFFATLLGLPGTLVILLDAFVFALVTGFERIGFGILLALVAISALAESLEFLFGVTWARRYGTSKRAIAASVVGGIAGAVLLTPVLLGLGALIGSFLGALAGAFAVELLAQQELKPAARAGFGALAGRLAGLFAKGACGLAMVIITLMAIYS; encoded by the coding sequence TTGACCCCCCTGGAGGCCGCGGGCCTGACGATCTTCATCCTGGTGCTGCTCATCGGGTTCTTCGCGACCCTGCTGGGGCTGCCGGGGACACTCGTCATCCTCTTGGACGCCTTCGTCTTCGCCCTGGTCACGGGATTCGAGCGGATCGGCTTCGGGATCCTGCTGGCGCTCGTCGCGATCTCGGCCCTCGCCGAATCCCTCGAGTTCCTCTTCGGCGTCACCTGGGCGAGACGCTACGGGACCTCGAAGAGGGCGATCGCGGCATCGGTGGTGGGCGGGATCGCCGGCGCCGTCCTCCTGACGCCTGTCCTCCTGGGGCTCGGGGCCCTCATCGGGTCCTTCCTCGGGGCGCTTGCGGGGGCCTTCGCCGTCGAGCTCCTCGCCCAGCAGGAGCTCAAGCCGGCGGCCAGGGCCGGCTTCGGGGCCCTGGCGGGCCGCCTGGCGGGGCTCTTCGCCAAGGGGGCCTGCGGGCTTGCCATGGTGATCATCACGCTCATGGCCATCTACTCGTGA
- the secD gene encoding protein translocase subunit SecD, translating into MFQSIKLRVLIAAAVVLASAYFLLPSVVPELPASVKNLFPKNRIHLGLDLQGGMHLVLEVDTAKALEGTVERLANSVKDGLMEKRVRFRGVERRPDNTIGIELPSREARADLEKLLAEQFPDLEIQSADLADGREKVVLRLREKRVAEMKKSIVDQSLETIRNRVDQFGVTEPEIIPQGEDRILIQLPGVKDPKRAVDLIGKTALLEFKLVDEEHSLEEALRGNVPAGSILMKGARESGERSGARRDTWYLLKERTLLTGQSLENAQVKISDRFGEPYVAIKFNAQGARDFDRITGENVNRRLAIILDGVVYSAPVIKERISGGDAQITGAFTTEEARDLAIVLRAGSLPAPVKILEQRTVGPSLGQDSIDKGIRSVIIGMILVGLFMVFYYRLSGLVAILALVLNIVILLGAMALFDATLTLPGIAGIVLTIGMAVDANVLIFERAREELRLGKTPRAAIEAGYARAFLTILDTNVTTLLAAVFLFQFGTGPVKGFAVTLSIGIIVSMFTAIFVTRIIFDHVTWNRKIKALSI; encoded by the coding sequence ATGTTCCAGAGCATCAAGCTGAGAGTCCTGATCGCGGCGGCGGTGGTCCTCGCCTCGGCGTATTTTCTCCTGCCCTCCGTCGTCCCGGAGCTGCCGGCATCGGTGAAGAACCTCTTCCCGAAGAACCGGATTCACCTCGGCCTCGACCTGCAGGGCGGGATGCACCTCGTCCTCGAGGTCGACACGGCGAAGGCCCTCGAGGGGACCGTCGAGCGGCTCGCCAACAGCGTCAAGGACGGCCTCATGGAGAAGCGGGTGCGCTTCCGCGGCGTGGAGCGCCGGCCGGACAACACCATCGGCATCGAGCTGCCGAGCCGGGAGGCCCGGGCGGACCTCGAAAAGCTCCTCGCCGAGCAGTTCCCCGACCTGGAGATCCAGTCCGCCGACCTCGCCGACGGGCGCGAGAAGGTCGTGCTGCGGCTCAGGGAGAAGCGCGTCGCCGAGATGAAGAAATCGATCGTCGACCAGAGCCTCGAGACGATCCGCAACCGCGTGGACCAGTTCGGCGTGACCGAGCCCGAGATCATCCCCCAGGGCGAGGACCGGATCCTGATCCAGCTGCCCGGCGTGAAGGACCCCAAGCGGGCCGTCGATCTCATCGGCAAGACGGCCCTGCTGGAGTTCAAGCTCGTCGACGAGGAGCACAGCCTCGAGGAGGCCCTGAGGGGCAACGTGCCGGCCGGCTCGATCCTCATGAAGGGCGCCCGCGAGAGCGGCGAGCGCAGCGGCGCCCGGCGCGACACGTGGTACCTCCTGAAGGAGCGGACCCTGCTGACCGGCCAGTCGCTCGAAAACGCCCAGGTGAAGATCAGCGACCGCTTCGGGGAGCCCTATGTGGCCATCAAGTTCAACGCCCAGGGGGCCCGGGACTTCGACCGGATCACCGGGGAGAATGTCAACCGCCGTCTCGCCATCATCCTCGACGGCGTCGTCTACTCGGCGCCCGTCATCAAGGAGAGGATCTCCGGCGGCGACGCGCAGATCACGGGGGCCTTCACCACGGAAGAGGCCCGCGACCTGGCCATCGTGCTCCGGGCCGGCTCTCTTCCCGCGCCGGTCAAGATTCTGGAGCAGCGCACCGTGGGGCCCTCCCTCGGGCAGGACTCCATCGACAAGGGGATCCGGTCCGTGATCATCGGCATGATCCTCGTCGGGCTCTTCATGGTGTTCTACTACCGGCTCTCGGGCCTCGTGGCGATCCTGGCGCTCGTTCTCAACATCGTCATCCTGCTGGGGGCCATGGCGCTCTTCGACGCCACGCTGACCCTGCCGGGCATCGCCGGCATCGTGCTGACCATCGGCATGGCCGTGGACGCCAACGTGCTGATCTTCGAGCGGGCCCGGGAAGAGCTGCGCCTCGGCAAGACGCCCCGGGCCGCTATCGAGGCGGGCTACGCACGGGCGTTCCTGACGATCCTCGACACGAACGTGACGACGCTGCTCGCGGCCGTGTTCCTCTTCCAGTTCGGCACGGGGCCCGTCAAGGGGTTTGCCGTCACCCTGAGCATCGGCATCATCGTCAGCATGTTTACGGCCATCTTCGTGACGCGGATCATCTTCGACCACGTGACCTGGAACCGGAAGATCAAAGCGCTGAGCATATGA
- a CDS encoding enoyl-CoA hydratase, giving the protein MSNILLQEKTDDGILILTLNRPDAMNCFNFDLLAALADVIREANFDLSLRCIIITGAKAGDDPKKWSFSTGADLKERRTLTQDQVRRFIFTIRNTFTAVENVRVPVIAAINGFAFGGGTELALACDIRICSSNVLMGLTETSLAIIPGAGGTQRLPRIVGVAKAKELIYTARRIDAKTALEIGLVSKVVEPDKLMDAALELAREIAKNGPVGVAQAKFAINYGTEASLGVALPLESKAYEVTIPTKDRLEALAAFAEKRKPNFIGE; this is encoded by the coding sequence ATGTCCAACATTCTGCTGCAAGAAAAAACCGACGACGGCATCCTGATTCTGACCCTGAACCGTCCGGATGCCATGAACTGCTTCAACTTCGACCTGCTGGCCGCCCTGGCCGATGTCATCCGCGAGGCCAACTTCGACCTGAGCCTGCGGTGCATCATCATCACGGGCGCCAAGGCCGGCGACGACCCCAAGAAGTGGTCCTTCTCCACGGGCGCCGACCTGAAGGAGAGGCGCACGCTGACGCAGGACCAGGTCCGCCGCTTCATCTTCACGATCCGCAACACCTTCACGGCCGTCGAGAACGTCCGCGTGCCCGTCATCGCCGCGATCAACGGCTTCGCCTTCGGCGGCGGCACGGAGCTGGCGCTGGCCTGCGACATCCGCATCTGCTCGTCCAACGTCCTGATGGGACTGACCGAGACGAGCCTCGCCATCATCCCCGGCGCGGGCGGCACGCAGCGGCTGCCCCGGATCGTGGGCGTGGCCAAGGCCAAGGAGCTCATCTACACGGCCCGCCGGATCGACGCGAAGACGGCCCTCGAGATCGGCCTGGTGAGCAAGGTCGTGGAGCCCGACAAGCTGATGGACGCGGCCCTGGAGCTGGCCCGCGAGATCGCGAAGAACGGCCCCGTCGGCGTGGCGCAGGCGAAGTTCGCCATCAACTACGGCACCGAGGCGAGCCTCGGGGTGGCGCTGCCCCTCGAGTCGAAGGCCTACGAGGTGACGATCCCCACGAAGGACCGCCTGGAGGCCCTGGCCGCCTTCGCGGAGAAGAGAAAACCGAACTTTATCGGTGAGTAG
- a CDS encoding pyruvate carboxyltransferase: MTEYDFWKIFPRMPKKVMIGDITIRDGFQHEEKFISTAAKIFYGQESILAGCRELEVTNLGSPEGIPQFRDAEQVMQAMRSDGFRKRCARAKIDIDKDVTLTCVTIREPAVDRAIEMKKKGYGPDRILMMVSTDPEHHFANSGTTLTQYWREAERCIKKATDAGIKMCGTVSTIWGSPISGATKLEDAVEFTKRWFSIGAFDIEHADHDGSANAADVYRYFSMILDAMPNPEAHLCHLHETKRIASSSILAALQAGICRFEGTFGGLGGQPANFLDDCPVRGTGEYYYKDPRYVGLICLEDLLVQIDELGIEHGYDVDRMLWLGQKMEKTIGRRLRSEAVINGRTEKAGHPRFARPGLKKLIEKEGEKPGQRVPPDWPEKAQLPEKWGPSAPVWKK; encoded by the coding sequence ATGACAGAATACGATTTCTGGAAGATTTTTCCCCGGATGCCGAAGAAAGTCATGATCGGCGACATCACGATCCGCGACGGGTTCCAGCACGAGGAGAAGTTCATCTCCACGGCGGCCAAGATTTTCTACGGCCAGGAGAGCATTCTGGCGGGCTGCCGGGAGCTGGAGGTGACGAACCTGGGCAGCCCCGAGGGGATTCCCCAGTTCCGCGACGCCGAACAGGTGATGCAGGCCATGCGCAGTGACGGGTTCAGGAAGCGCTGCGCCCGTGCGAAGATCGACATTGACAAGGACGTGACCTTGACGTGCGTGACGATCCGCGAGCCGGCGGTGGACCGGGCCATCGAGATGAAGAAGAAGGGCTACGGTCCGGACCGGATTTTGATGATGGTGTCGACGGACCCGGAGCATCACTTTGCCAACTCGGGCACGACGCTGACGCAGTACTGGCGTGAGGCGGAGCGCTGCATCAAGAAGGCGACGGATGCGGGGATCAAGATGTGCGGCACGGTGTCGACGATATGGGGCAGCCCGATCAGCGGGGCGACGAAGCTGGAGGACGCGGTGGAGTTCACGAAGCGGTGGTTCTCGATCGGGGCCTTTGACATCGAGCACGCAGACCATGACGGGTCGGCCAACGCGGCGGACGTGTACCGGTATTTTTCGATGATCCTGGATGCGATGCCGAACCCGGAGGCGCACCTGTGCCACCTGCACGAGACGAAGCGGATCGCCTCGTCGTCGATTTTGGCGGCGCTGCAGGCGGGGATATGCCGGTTCGAGGGGACGTTCGGAGGGCTGGGGGGCCAGCCGGCGAACTTCCTGGACGACTGCCCGGTCCGCGGCACCGGCGAATACTATTACAAGGATCCGCGCTACGTGGGTCTGATCTGCCTGGAGGATCTTCTGGTGCAGATCGACGAGCTGGGGATCGAGCACGGCTACGACGTGGACCGGATGCTGTGGCTGGGCCAGAAGATGGAGAAGACGATCGGCCGCAGGCTGCGCAGCGAGGCGGTGATCAACGGCCGGACGGAGAAGGCGGGGCATCCGCGCTTTGCGCGCCCGGGCCTGAAGAAGCTCATCGAGAAGGAAGGCGAGAAGCCCGGCCAGCGGGTTCCGCCCGATTGGCCCGAGAAGGCGCAGCTGCCCGAGAAGTGGGGCCCGTCGGCGCCCGTTTGGAAGAAGTAG
- a CDS encoding propionyl-CoA carboxylase: MTRAERLAAERESNLKHWEEQDAILMKHREEAYNIGGEEQVARLAKQGKKPMRDLIKQLIDPGTEFFEVGIDAGYNIGKIKLYGGEIYESEKRGHIPGGGLVTGVGTIQGRDCMIFANENRYAAGTYFPITLKKHMRAQAIAERLRLPCVYIADSGGINLPLQLGCFADDGHFGSMFYNMCRMSAMGIRQYTLSTGGNTAGGAYIVYLASESIMIEKLAFAFLAGPPMVKSAIGETVSAEDLGGAYVHTQHSGGCDHFVRSQDEGIKKLRDIIDFEPPQTLYVERRKTVEPRFDFKEMMRDTPINTYHFIDIRKTLKCLADDSYIHEYKPTYGLNRGDTIVAGKMWLKGLPVGFIASNANGVIYIEAARKATEWMIRCGNQGLPVLFLQGSPGYMVGKAEEWGGIGKYGSDMVRTCSVLNVPKIQYVIGPDHGAANYGMCGRAFRPVFCFTNMRGRTTVMSGETAGFIVESVRRKNIIDRGQQVNEEEMAKFRQMMRERYDAEGHPFLTGALLFHDGVIAFSEVRDKLARALELCYRVPAGKTDWGDLKV; encoded by the coding sequence ATGACGAGGGCCGAGAGGCTTGCAGCGGAGCGTGAGAGCAACCTGAAGCACTGGGAAGAGCAGGATGCGATCCTCATGAAGCACCGTGAGGAGGCCTACAACATCGGCGGCGAGGAGCAGGTTGCCCGACTGGCCAAGCAGGGCAAGAAGCCCATGCGCGACCTCATCAAACAGCTCATCGACCCCGGGACGGAGTTTTTCGAGGTCGGGATCGATGCGGGCTACAACATCGGCAAGATCAAGCTCTACGGCGGCGAGATCTACGAGTCCGAAAAGCGCGGCCACATCCCCGGCGGCGGCCTGGTGACGGGTGTCGGCACGATCCAGGGCCGCGACTGCATGATCTTCGCAAACGAGAACCGCTACGCCGCGGGGACCTATTTCCCCATCACCCTGAAGAAGCACATGAGGGCCCAGGCGATAGCAGAGCGCCTGCGCCTGCCCTGCGTCTACATCGCCGACTCCGGCGGCATCAACCTGCCTCTGCAGCTGGGCTGCTTCGCCGACGACGGCCACTTCGGCAGCATGTTCTACAACATGTGCCGCATGTCCGCCATGGGCATCCGCCAGTACACGCTCTCCACGGGCGGCAACACGGCGGGCGGCGCCTACATCGTCTACCTGGCCTCCGAGTCCATCATGATCGAGAAGCTGGCCTTCGCGTTCCTGGCCGGTCCGCCCATGGTGAAGTCGGCGATCGGCGAGACGGTCTCGGCCGAGGACCTCGGCGGCGCCTACGTCCATACCCAGCACTCCGGCGGCTGCGACCACTTCGTGAGGAGCCAGGACGAGGGCATCAAGAAGCTGCGCGACATCATCGACTTCGAGCCCCCGCAGACCCTCTACGTGGAGCGCCGCAAGACCGTCGAGCCCAGGTTCGACTTCAAGGAGATGATGCGCGACACGCCCATCAACACGTATCATTTCATCGACATCCGCAAGACCCTGAAGTGCCTGGCCGACGACAGCTACATCCACGAGTACAAGCCCACCTACGGACTGAACCGCGGTGACACGATCGTGGCAGGCAAGATGTGGCTCAAGGGCTTGCCCGTGGGCTTCATCGCCTCCAACGCCAACGGCGTCATCTACATCGAGGCGGCCCGCAAGGCCACGGAGTGGATGATCCGCTGCGGCAACCAGGGCCTGCCGGTCCTGTTCCTGCAGGGCTCGCCGGGCTACATGGTCGGCAAGGCCGAGGAGTGGGGCGGCATCGGCAAGTACGGCTCCGACATGGTCCGCACCTGCTCCGTGCTCAACGTCCCGAAGATCCAGTACGTCATCGGCCCCGACCACGGCGCCGCCAACTACGGCATGTGCGGCCGCGCCTTCCGGCCGGTCTTCTGCTTCACGAACATGCGGGGACGCACGACGGTCATGTCCGGCGAGACGGCGGGCTTCATCGTCGAGTCCGTGCGCCGCAAGAACATCATCGACCGCGGGCAGCAGGTCAACGAGGAGGAGATGGCCAAGTTCCGCCAGATGATGCGCGAGCGCTACGACGCGGAAGGCCACCCCTTCCTCACCGGCGCGCTGCTGTTCCACGACGGCGTCATCGCCTTCAGCGAGGTCCGCGACAAGCTGGCCCGTGCCCTGGAGCTCTGCTACCGCGTGCCCGCCGGCAAGACCGATTGGGGCGATCTGAAGGTCTAA
- a CDS encoding DUF2065 domain-containing protein: MENVNLKFFLCVIGMVLVLEGLPYFAFPEKLKSLYLKMQEASDTSLRIMGFLAMIIGLLLVYFGTS; the protein is encoded by the coding sequence ATGGAAAACGTCAATCTCAAATTTTTCCTGTGCGTGATCGGGATGGTCCTCGTCCTGGAGGGGCTGCCCTATTTCGCCTTCCCTGAAAAGCTCAAGTCCCTCTACCTGAAGATGCAGGAAGCCTCGGACACGTCCCTGCGGATCATGGGGTTTCTGGCCATGATCATCGGCCTGCTGCTCGTCTACTTCGGCACGAGCTGA
- the mazG gene encoding nucleoside triphosphate pyrophosphohydrolase produces the protein MPGGPFPEAEVRFGKLLALIETLRDPVRGCPWDIRQTKADVGRYLLEETCEVLDAVDRNSPAAMREELGDLLFMVLFLARIAEEEKIFGIDGILDEITAKMIRRHPHVFGDAQVEDAAEVKRNWDRIKRDVEKRGEGDASILARVPRSMPALPRAQKLTAEAAKVGFDWDSAESVIEKIREELAELREALSGPDPDRVRDEVGDLLFSIVNLSRHVKVNAEEALRAANRKFEERFLYIEQRLRERGKDPASSSLEEMDALWEEAKKEKL, from the coding sequence ATGCCGGGCGGTCCCTTCCCCGAAGCCGAGGTGCGCTTCGGAAAGCTGCTGGCCCTCATCGAGACGCTGCGCGACCCCGTCAGAGGATGCCCCTGGGACATCCGCCAGACAAAGGCCGATGTGGGCCGCTACCTGCTGGAGGAAACCTGCGAGGTCCTCGATGCCGTCGACCGGAATTCGCCTGCCGCGATGCGGGAAGAGCTGGGGGACCTGCTCTTCATGGTCCTCTTCCTGGCCCGGATCGCCGAGGAGGAAAAGATCTTTGGAATCGATGGGATCCTGGACGAGATCACGGCCAAGATGATCCGCCGGCACCCCCACGTATTCGGCGATGCGCAGGTCGAGGACGCCGCCGAGGTCAAGCGAAACTGGGACCGGATCAAGCGGGACGTGGAGAAGCGGGGCGAAGGGGATGCCTCGATCCTCGCCAGGGTGCCCCGGTCGATGCCGGCGCTGCCGAGGGCGCAGAAGCTCACCGCCGAGGCAGCGAAGGTGGGGTTTGACTGGGACTCCGCCGAGAGCGTCATCGAAAAAATCAGGGAGGAATTGGCGGAATTGAGGGAGGCCCTCTCCGGGCCGGACCCGGACCGCGTCCGCGACGAGGTCGGGGACCTCCTTTTTTCGATCGTCAACCTGAGCCGCCACGTGAAGGTCAATGCCGAGGAGGCCCTGCGAGCGGCGAACCGGAAATTCGAGGAACGCTTCCTTTATATAGAGCAGAGGCTCAGGGAACGCGGGAAGGACCCCGCATCGTCCAGCCTGGAAGAAATGGACGCCCTGTGGGAGGAAGCAAAAAAAGAGAAGCTGTGA